A window of the Myxococcus fulvus genome harbors these coding sequences:
- a CDS encoding carbohydrate-binding protein, with product MIRSLWALCLVVGLTSACSSEDSPEDGPDSLGDAGTADAGPTTDGGNPPADGGSGNPDGGGPTEAACEPFGRFGPPGNTLTLPGPNATNGEMYIPNVQTRYPNVDWSTLDRLYIPAGTYTLINLGNLPQRPASRPLVITNTGGQVVIRPKAGSTQGYIWSMGGGSNWVLTGRYDPDSGTGHADFPGHRCGQYATSRNRYGILSDGIFLSEGHMGVGIGDAHSFELEYLEVTRSGFAGVRINRAASGGVAPALNDIKLHDLYIHDTASEAIYFGSTQGAPTPLATNLKVYNNRLVRTGSEALQIQSLGDGAEVHHNVFAFGAIDWRAVFQQYQDNNSQATVRSGRIRFHHNVFVGGAGALLNFFAQPETGDGPLDVDFTDNYFADTLSLGIWFGGTVGTGSKFLWERNAFRGLEFGYQSVYPTSSDPGVVLSKANTVTSPITFKDNRWEGSRRLISGLTGGTGTVGTVTATGNVNGAVPTLTFVNTGLPAGTATRVLEMWTDRAIRAPNSPEVTYAAGALVMHDGQLYRARAQNTNKVPPQNAALWEPLPPPADDLRTAPGTEWHTKGVGLLDVAP from the coding sequence ATGATTCGGAGTCTCTGGGCGTTGTGTCTCGTCGTCGGTCTCACGTCGGCCTGCTCCTCGGAGGACTCGCCCGAGGACGGCCCCGACTCGCTGGGTGACGCGGGGACGGCGGATGCCGGGCCGACGACGGACGGCGGCAATCCTCCCGCCGACGGTGGCTCGGGCAATCCGGATGGCGGTGGCCCCACCGAGGCCGCGTGCGAGCCGTTCGGCCGCTTCGGACCGCCGGGCAACACCCTCACGCTGCCGGGGCCGAACGCGACCAACGGGGAGATGTACATCCCCAACGTGCAGACCCGGTACCCCAACGTGGATTGGAGCACGCTGGACCGGCTCTACATCCCCGCGGGCACCTACACGCTCATCAACCTGGGCAACCTGCCGCAGCGCCCGGCGAGCCGGCCGCTGGTCATCACCAACACGGGGGGACAGGTGGTCATCCGCCCCAAGGCGGGCAGCACGCAGGGCTACATCTGGTCCATGGGCGGTGGCTCGAACTGGGTGCTCACCGGCCGGTATGACCCGGACTCGGGCACCGGCCACGCGGACTTCCCGGGCCACCGCTGCGGCCAGTACGCCACGTCGCGCAACCGCTACGGCATCCTGAGCGATGGCATCTTCCTGAGCGAGGGCCACATGGGCGTGGGCATCGGGGATGCGCACAGCTTCGAGCTCGAGTACCTGGAGGTCACCCGCTCGGGCTTCGCCGGGGTGCGCATCAACCGCGCGGCGAGCGGCGGGGTGGCGCCTGCCCTCAACGACATCAAGCTGCACGACCTCTACATCCACGACACCGCCAGCGAGGCCATCTACTTCGGCTCCACGCAGGGCGCGCCCACGCCGCTCGCCACGAACCTGAAGGTCTACAACAACCGGCTGGTGCGCACCGGCAGCGAGGCGCTCCAGATTCAGAGCCTGGGCGACGGCGCGGAGGTGCACCACAACGTCTTCGCCTTCGGGGCCATCGACTGGCGCGCCGTCTTCCAGCAGTACCAGGACAACAACTCCCAGGCCACGGTGCGCTCGGGCCGCATCCGCTTCCACCACAACGTCTTCGTGGGGGGCGCGGGCGCGCTGCTCAACTTTTTCGCCCAGCCGGAGACGGGCGACGGGCCGCTCGACGTGGACTTCACCGACAACTACTTCGCGGACACGCTGTCCCTGGGCATCTGGTTCGGCGGCACCGTGGGAACGGGCTCGAAGTTCCTCTGGGAGCGCAACGCCTTCCGCGGGCTGGAGTTCGGCTACCAGAGCGTCTATCCGACCTCCTCGGACCCGGGCGTGGTGCTGAGCAAGGCGAACACCGTCACCTCGCCCATCACCTTCAAGGACAACCGCTGGGAGGGCAGCCGCCGGCTCATCTCGGGCCTCACGGGCGGCACCGGCACCGTGGGCACCGTGACGGCCACCGGCAACGTGAATGGCGCCGTCCCCACGCTCACCTTCGTGAACACCGGCCTGCCGGCGGGGACCGCGACGCGCGTGCTGGAGATGTGGACGGACCGCGCCATCCGCGCCCCCAACTCACCGGAGGTGACGTACGCGGCGGGCGCGCTGGTGATGCATGACGGCCAGCTCTACCGGGCGCGCGCCCAGAACACCAACAAGGTGCCGCCCCAGAACGCCGCCCTCTGGGAGCCGCTGCCGCCCCCCGCCGATGACCTGCGCACGGCCCCCGGCACCGAGTGGCACACGAAGGGCGTGGGGCTCCTCGACGTCGCGC
- a CDS encoding methyltransferase — protein sequence MQRLPAPAFIFNLTTSYLTPRCLYAVAQLGVADVLGTTPMSTEELAKATGAHADSLHRMLRLLSAQGVFERRAQGWAHTDYSEHLKASHPHSLKGLVLMFNDDINWRSAQALSVSARTGQTACDTVTPGGLWPYYQSHPEEARIFDAAMTGKSHMAIASMLQAMEFHRYEHIADIAGGRGHVLSAVLDQAPRSRGTLFDLPHVVEHAQAHARMQKQGGDFFVGPLPRADAYIVSNILHDWADPQAISILRNIRQAAPAHAELLVLEMMLPEGPELHPALVMDIVMLSLAGGRERTQVQYDALFAEGGFKLDRVVPTQGPYSIIVGKVA from the coding sequence ATGCAACGACTTCCCGCCCCCGCGTTCATCTTCAACCTCACCACGTCGTATCTGACCCCGCGGTGTCTGTATGCGGTTGCACAGCTCGGCGTGGCGGACGTGCTGGGGACGACGCCGATGAGCACGGAGGAACTGGCGAAGGCGACGGGGGCGCACGCGGACTCGCTGCACCGGATGCTGCGCCTGCTGTCGGCGCAGGGGGTGTTCGAGCGGCGCGCGCAGGGCTGGGCGCACACGGACTACTCCGAGCACCTGAAGGCCAGCCATCCGCACTCGCTCAAGGGGTTGGTGCTGATGTTCAACGACGACATCAACTGGCGCAGCGCCCAGGCGCTGTCGGTGTCCGCGCGCACGGGGCAGACGGCGTGTGACACGGTGACGCCCGGCGGCCTGTGGCCCTATTACCAGTCCCACCCGGAGGAGGCCCGCATCTTCGACGCGGCGATGACGGGCAAGTCGCACATGGCCATCGCCTCCATGCTCCAGGCGATGGAGTTCCACCGCTATGAGCACATCGCGGACATCGCGGGAGGCCGCGGCCACGTGCTGTCGGCGGTGCTCGACCAGGCGCCCCGCTCGCGCGGCACGCTGTTCGACCTGCCCCACGTCGTGGAGCACGCCCAGGCGCATGCCCGCATGCAGAAGCAGGGCGGGGACTTCTTCGTCGGGCCGCTGCCGCGCGCGGACGCGTACATCGTCAGCAACATCCTCCACGACTGGGCGGACCCGCAGGCCATCTCCATCCTGCGCAACATCCGTCAGGCGGCGCCGGCCCACGCGGAGCTGCTCGTGCTGGAGATGATGCTGCCGGAGGGGCCGGAGCTGCACCCCGCGCTGGTGATGGACATCGTCATGCTGTCGCTGGCGGGCGGACGCGAGCGCACCCAGGTCCAGTACGACGCGCTCTTCGCCGAGGGTGGCTTCAAGCTGGACCGCGTCGTCCCCACCCAGGGCCCGTACTCCATCATCGTGGGCAAGGTGGCGTGA
- a CDS encoding 2-hydroxyacid dehydrogenase — protein sequence MTSSAPPGDARPAVLIVARLPKALEERLGSHYECHTRDGLSEAALEQLSPRIRAVVASGSSRLPRELLARFPALELIAVFGVGVDGIDAEAARERGIRVTTTPDVLTADVADLAMTLMLAVARDVVRADAFARGGAWKQGPFPLSTRVSGARLGIVGLGRIGLAIARRAEGFDMTIAYHSRSVRDGVPYRHVADVKTLASQVDFLVLALPGGAGTRGLVDAQVLDALGPCGFLINIARGSIVDEAALIRALQEGRIAGAGLDVFEHEPDISPALSARGNVVLTPHVASATGATRAAMADQVFDSVRDHFSSKF from the coding sequence ATGACGTCTTCCGCCCCACCTGGGGACGCGCGCCCCGCCGTGCTCATCGTGGCGCGGCTGCCCAAGGCCCTGGAGGAGCGGCTCGGGAGCCATTACGAGTGCCACACGCGGGACGGCCTGTCGGAGGCGGCCCTGGAGCAGCTTTCGCCCCGCATCCGCGCCGTCGTCGCCAGCGGTTCGAGCCGGCTGCCGCGCGAGCTGCTCGCCCGCTTCCCCGCGCTGGAGCTCATCGCCGTCTTCGGGGTGGGCGTGGACGGCATCGACGCCGAGGCGGCCCGGGAGCGCGGCATCCGCGTGACGACGACGCCCGACGTGCTCACCGCCGACGTCGCGGACCTGGCGATGACGCTGATGCTCGCCGTCGCTCGCGACGTGGTCCGCGCGGATGCGTTCGCTCGCGGGGGTGCGTGGAAGCAGGGGCCCTTCCCGTTGAGCACGCGCGTCAGCGGCGCCCGGCTGGGCATCGTCGGATTGGGGCGCATCGGCCTGGCCATCGCGCGACGCGCTGAGGGCTTCGACATGACGATTGCGTATCACAGTCGCTCGGTCCGGGACGGGGTACCCTATCGCCATGTCGCCGACGTGAAGACGCTCGCGTCCCAGGTCGACTTCCTGGTGCTGGCATTGCCAGGAGGCGCGGGCACGCGGGGCCTGGTGGACGCCCAGGTGCTGGACGCCTTGGGACCTTGCGGGTTCTTGATCAACATCGCGCGAGGGTCCATCGTCGACGAGGCGGCGCTCATCCGCGCGCTCCAGGAGGGGCGCATCGCGGGCGCCGGCCTGGATGTCTTCGAGCACGAGCCGGACATCTCTCCCGCCCTCTCAGCCCGTGGAAATGTCGTCCTGACGCCTCACGTGGCCAGCGCCACCGGGGCCACGCGCGCCGCCATGGCGGACCAGGTCTTCGACAGCGTGCGAGACCATTTCAGCAGCAAGTTCTGA
- a CDS encoding M57 family metalloprotease: MFKQAAVLAATGVALLAGCGGVEPQMEQEEIIANLIEAGYPARDIQVVDEAVFVGGDALVTLQASREMIQAPEGSQEQFRTNNLVGPQVTRICINSTTDFNNIPNLNQGLNLAIENYNALGLRFTFVRDSTVGCSATIIAQMSTLRPENWAGFPDLGVPFGSINMVYAMANESLDVNEHIITHELGHTLGLRHSDYYDRSISCQPPYTGVEGDMGVGVIPIPGTPQTAVWDGSVMNACPHANSSGEFTATDATALFALYGKPCSDVNVAAYRGQTGTQLRCACASGTSGSVWGTNNYTDDSNICRAAVHAGVMTTLGGVVTVEVQPEQSTFIGTTRNGVTSSSYGYWGGSYRFIGAQIPQPQTQPLCSTFNMMSYRGQTGRAIRCGCPTVSLGASFWGTDLYTDDSDVCVAAVHAGAIPASGGDVTVTIQPGQSSYTSTSRYGVTSSGYGAWPGSISLSP; this comes from the coding sequence ATGTTCAAGCAGGCAGCAGTCCTCGCGGCGACCGGTGTCGCATTGCTGGCCGGTTGTGGCGGTGTCGAGCCGCAGATGGAGCAGGAAGAAATCATCGCCAACCTCATCGAGGCGGGCTACCCGGCCCGGGACATCCAGGTCGTCGACGAGGCCGTGTTCGTGGGCGGCGACGCGCTCGTGACGCTCCAGGCGTCCCGCGAGATGATTCAGGCCCCCGAGGGGAGCCAGGAGCAGTTCCGCACGAACAACCTCGTCGGCCCCCAGGTGACGCGGATCTGCATCAACTCCACGACCGATTTCAACAACATCCCCAACTTGAACCAGGGACTCAACCTGGCCATCGAAAACTACAACGCGCTGGGCCTGCGCTTCACCTTCGTGCGCGATTCGACGGTGGGCTGCTCCGCGACCATCATCGCGCAGATGTCCACCCTTCGACCTGAGAACTGGGCGGGCTTCCCTGACCTCGGAGTGCCCTTCGGGTCCATCAACATGGTCTACGCGATGGCAAACGAGAGCCTCGACGTCAACGAGCACATCATCACGCACGAGCTCGGCCACACGCTCGGCCTGCGTCACTCGGACTATTATGACCGCAGCATCAGCTGCCAGCCGCCCTATACCGGCGTCGAGGGCGACATGGGCGTGGGCGTCATCCCCATCCCAGGGACGCCGCAGACCGCCGTGTGGGACGGGTCCGTCATGAACGCCTGTCCTCACGCCAACAGCAGCGGCGAGTTCACCGCCACGGACGCCACCGCGCTGTTCGCGCTCTATGGCAAGCCCTGCTCGGACGTCAACGTCGCGGCGTATCGCGGGCAGACAGGCACGCAGCTTCGCTGCGCCTGCGCCTCGGGGACCTCCGGCTCGGTCTGGGGGACGAACAACTACACGGATGACTCGAACATCTGTCGCGCCGCGGTGCACGCGGGGGTGATGACCACCCTCGGTGGCGTGGTGACGGTCGAGGTGCAGCCGGAACAGAGCACGTTCATCGGAACCACCCGCAACGGCGTCACCTCGTCCTCCTACGGCTACTGGGGCGGGAGCTACCGCTTCATCGGGGCGCAGATTCCACAGCCCCAGACGCAGCCGCTCTGCTCGACCTTCAACATGATGTCCTACCGCGGGCAGACCGGGAGGGCCATCCGCTGCGGCTGCCCGACGGTGAGCCTGGGCGCGTCGTTCTGGGGCACGGACCTGTACACCGATGACTCGGATGTCTGCGTGGCCGCCGTGCACGCGGGCGCGATTCCCGCCTCCGGTGGCGATGTGACTGTCACCATCCAGCCGGGCCAGAGCAGCTACACGAGCACCAGCCGCTACGGCGTGACCTCGTCCGGTTACGGCGCCTGGCCGGGGAGCATCTCCCTGAGCCCGTAG
- a CDS encoding type II secretion system protein GspG: MNDTNASPPNPAPRQRPRKVWPWVLALSLLSCCGFNVFAVVAPSYKAAQLDRAQLDLKNLRRVLVHYRSKTGRYPTREEGLQALVASGLINGSVPLDPWTRPYGYSVEGDSVELWSLGPDGRRGCECDDLVEGYPETRRPPCTAPVHAR, from the coding sequence ATGAATGACACCAACGCCTCACCGCCCAACCCGGCCCCCCGCCAGCGTCCACGAAAGGTGTGGCCCTGGGTGTTGGCGCTCAGCCTGCTGTCCTGCTGCGGATTCAACGTTTTCGCGGTGGTCGCCCCCAGTTACAAGGCGGCGCAGCTGGACCGGGCCCAGCTGGACTTGAAGAACCTCCGGCGCGTGCTGGTCCATTACCGGTCAAAGACAGGGCGATACCCGACGCGGGAAGAAGGGCTCCAGGCCCTGGTGGCGAGCGGACTCATCAATGGGTCCGTGCCGCTCGACCCCTGGACGCGGCCCTATGGCTACTCGGTCGAGGGCGACTCCGTGGAGCTATGGAGCCTGGGCCCGGATGGCCGTCGCGGCTGTGAGTGCGACGACCTCGTGGAGGGATATCCCGAGACCCGACGCCCACCGTGCACGGCTCCGGTGCACGCGAGGTGA
- a CDS encoding carboxymuconolactone decarboxylase family protein, with protein MTTPLIAPVGPSNTPAASEPTLAALKTKFGGVPKMFSTFAHSPAALEAVAGYFNAMGGAKLSARTQEAIAIAVAELNRCTYCLSAHTALAKGHGVKADELTGFRSGRSADPREQAILDLAVAIARTRAADVGPQLAQARKVGLSDAELVEVVAAVAQNVLTNYLNVVAGTEVDFPRVA; from the coding sequence ATGACGACGCCCCTGATTGCCCCTGTCGGTCCCTCGAACACGCCCGCCGCCTCCGAGCCCACGCTGGCCGCCCTGAAGACGAAGTTCGGGGGTGTGCCGAAGATGTTCTCCACCTTCGCCCACTCGCCCGCGGCGCTGGAGGCCGTGGCGGGCTACTTCAACGCCATGGGCGGCGCGAAGCTGTCCGCGCGCACGCAGGAGGCCATCGCCATCGCGGTGGCGGAGCTGAACCGCTGCACCTACTGCCTCTCCGCGCACACGGCGCTGGCGAAGGGGCACGGGGTGAAGGCGGATGAGCTCACGGGGTTCCGCTCGGGTCGCTCGGCGGACCCGCGCGAGCAGGCCATCCTGGACCTGGCCGTGGCCATCGCCCGGACGCGGGCGGCGGACGTGGGCCCGCAGCTTGCGCAGGCGCGCAAGGTGGGGCTGAGCGACGCGGAGCTGGTGGAGGTGGTGGCCGCCGTCGCGCAGAACGTGCTCACCAACTACCTCAACGTCGTGGCGGGCACCGAGGTGGATTTCCCTCGCGTCGCCTGA
- a CDS encoding MarR family winged helix-turn-helix transcriptional regulator, which yields MAGDRLYALLERLGNLLRTEERAAGLPHGLQPVHLQALRYLQACNRYSNTPAALTEYLGLTKGTVSQTLLLLEEKGLLRKEADTEDRRVVHLLLTEEGRAVLKAALPPELFKRALARLPGDGDGLEEALTGLLSALQAANAQRSFGACGTCKHFQREGSGRFRCGLTREPLSREDSQLLCREHEAVPVPH from the coding sequence ATGGCTGGAGACCGCCTCTACGCGCTGCTCGAGCGACTCGGGAACCTGCTCCGCACGGAGGAGCGGGCGGCGGGGCTGCCCCATGGGTTGCAGCCGGTGCACCTGCAGGCGCTGCGCTACCTGCAGGCGTGCAATCGCTACAGCAACACCCCCGCCGCGCTGACGGAGTACCTGGGGCTCACCAAGGGCACCGTGTCCCAGACGCTGCTGCTGCTGGAGGAGAAGGGGCTGCTGCGCAAGGAGGCGGACACGGAGGACCGGCGCGTGGTCCACCTGCTGCTGACGGAGGAGGGCCGCGCGGTGCTGAAGGCCGCCCTGCCACCGGAGCTCTTCAAGCGGGCCCTCGCGCGACTGCCCGGCGATGGCGATGGGCTGGAGGAGGCGCTCACCGGACTCCTGAGCGCCCTGCAGGCGGCGAACGCCCAGCGCAGCTTCGGCGCCTGCGGCACCTGCAAGCACTTCCAGCGCGAGGGCTCGGGGCGCTTCCGCTGTGGGCTGACGCGCGAGCCGCTGTCCCGCGAGGACAGCCAGCTGTTGTGCCGGGAGCACGAGGCGGTGCCCGTGCCCCACTGA
- a CDS encoding MSCRAMM family protein encodes MKPNRLGALVALVLTMAILPACGDEDAVPPGSITGQVELDDGASPEGSEVTLVDTGDTFTLDEDGRFTFEDVKPGTYGLSVLVSGYEPLLQEVQVESAKVASAHFTLKRVRSQVSGTIQLEGATTHEGVTVSLRDTSFTTTTDAAGHFVLEGVPTGAYTLEVSREGYDSRLTVVALTSEPEEVTLTLKRKASLSISGVIILQDTLDSSGVRVVLQGTSHIAFTLNEYGSFALMDVAPGVYTLEASKQGYVSTSEEVTVEEGKTAYVVLSLDLVPSGAGLRH; translated from the coding sequence ATGAAGCCGAACCGACTGGGGGCGCTCGTCGCGCTCGTACTGACGATGGCCATCCTCCCCGCGTGTGGCGATGAGGACGCCGTGCCTCCAGGCAGCATCACGGGCCAGGTCGAGCTGGACGATGGCGCCTCTCCAGAGGGCTCCGAGGTGACGCTGGTCGACACCGGCGACACGTTCACCCTGGACGAAGACGGCCGGTTCACCTTCGAGGACGTGAAGCCCGGGACGTACGGCCTCTCCGTCCTCGTCTCGGGCTATGAGCCGTTGCTGCAGGAGGTGCAGGTGGAGTCCGCCAAGGTCGCTTCGGCGCACTTCACGTTGAAGCGCGTCAGGAGCCAGGTGTCGGGCACCATCCAGTTGGAAGGCGCCACCACCCATGAGGGCGTCACCGTGAGCCTGCGGGACACGTCCTTCACCACCACCACGGACGCCGCGGGCCACTTCGTCCTGGAGGGCGTGCCGACCGGGGCCTACACCCTGGAGGTCTCCAGGGAGGGCTACGACTCGAGGCTCACGGTGGTGGCGCTGACGTCCGAGCCGGAGGAGGTGACGCTCACGCTGAAGCGCAAGGCCTCGCTCTCCATCTCCGGCGTCATCATCCTCCAGGACACCCTGGACAGCTCGGGGGTCCGCGTGGTGCTCCAGGGCACCAGCCACATCGCCTTCACGTTGAACGAGTACGGCAGCTTCGCGCTGATGGACGTGGCCCCGGGCGTCTACACCCTGGAGGCCTCCAAGCAGGGCTACGTCTCGACCTCGGAGGAGGTGACCGTGGAGGAGGGCAAGACGGCCTACGTGGTGCTGTCGCTGGACCTCGTGCCTTCCGGAGCCGGGCTCAGGCACTGA